From the genome of Leptospira koniambonensis:
CAGAAGTGCGCCCATGGAACCGTAAAAAAGAGCGAACGCCAAAATTAGAACAAATGAACCGACCAAGGCAGAAAAAGGTTGGGAGATAAATTTTCTCTCCGCTTCCATCCCATATAAAAATACAGGAATAGAAAGAGGTACGAGAAGCAAGGGTAGAAGTATTTCTTTCAAGCGAGAAGATAAGCTGATATGGGAAAGACAAACTCCCAAAAAGGAAATGCATAATAGACCCGGAAAGAAAAATACAATTTGTCTTCCGAATTCGTTTATGTCTGCGGGAAATGCGGAGAACATGAGAGCAAAAAGTCCCATCAAATAAATTGCGGCTGCAGACAACGCAATAAACACTAAAATTGATTTAGAAAAATATAAAACCCAGGGAGAAATAAAAAGCCTACTTGCGGTTCCACCACCAGCTTCTCTTTCTTCCCATGTAAACTGACCAACTAATACAAATGAGGCGACAAATAGAATGGCCCATTTTAATCCAATAAGAGCGACCAGATCAATTTTGCCGTTCCTTTCTAAAGCATAATGGAATAAAAATACCATCGCAGAAACTAATACAAGTAATGATAAAATTCCATTACTTGCTTTTCCTAATAATCGGAACTCTTTTCGGATCAGGGAAAGTATTGCTTTCATTTGGAATTTTCTCCTAATTCCAAAAGTCTGGACTTTGTATTTAAACTAAAATTAGGATCGTGGGTCACCATGATAATGGAAGAAGTTTCCAGAACATTCTCCAAAACAGATCTTGCTTTGGATTCTCCCTCACTGTCTAAAGCAGTCAAAGGTTCATCTAAAAGATAAAGATCCACGTTAGGCAAAAGAGCACGCACTAACGCGGCCTTCTGTTTCATCCCGCGAGAAAAAGAAGAAACAGGATCCTTCCTTCTTTGCCAAAGACGAAAATCTTTTAACCAAGAAATGATCTGATCTTCAGGACGGCAATCACCAGCGATACCTCTGAAATATTCTAAATTTTCCTCTAGACTAAGAGTAGTATATAGACCCAGATCATGGCCGAGATAAGAAAGTTTAGGTGATTTGGAAGAAGGAAATTTGATCTGGTCCTGAAATTTATCGTGTTGTAAAATAGACTTGAGCAATGTAGTCTTTCCAGAGCCGTTCATTCCTCTCACAAATAAAACTTCGTTCGGAAAAACGGAGAAGGAAACGTTCTTTAAAACCGATTTTCGTCCGATATTGTACGATAGGTTCGAACATTCCAATACTGGAATTGATGTTTGTAATGCAACCAATGAGGACAATTTCCCTTTTAAAAGAGTATTTACAAGGCTTAAATTTTGCCAAGTCACTCTGCATATTCCTATTATTGATCTTTCCCAATATTGTCCATGCTCAATTCAAAATA
Proteins encoded in this window:
- a CDS encoding heme exporter protein CcmB, whose translation is MKAILSLIRKEFRLLGKASNGILSLLVLVSAMVFLFHYALERNGKIDLVALIGLKWAILFVASFVLVGQFTWEEREAGGGTASRLFISPWVLYFSKSILVFIALSAAAIYLMGLFALMFSAFPADINEFGRQIVFFFPGLLCISFLGVCLSHISLSSRLKEILLPLLLVPLSIPVFLYGMEAERKFISQPFSALVGSFVLILAFALFYGSMGALLVEMTSDE
- a CDS encoding ABC transporter ATP-binding protein, coding for MVALQTSIPVLECSNLSYNIGRKSVLKNVSFSVFPNEVLFVRGMNGSGKTTLLKSILQHDKFQDQIKFPSSKSPKLSYLGHDLGLYTTLSLEENLEYFRGIAGDCRPEDQIISWLKDFRLWQRRKDPVSSFSRGMKQKAALVRALLPNVDLYLLDEPLTALDSEGESKARSVLENVLETSSIIMVTHDPNFSLNTKSRLLELGENSK